GAAACCCAAAATCACGTTGACGCAACGATGAATAGTCAAAAACTGCGGCACAAAATCGTGCAGAGTGATGAGTTTAGGTTTAGGATGAGTTTAGAGGCTCAGTCTGGTAAAGCGAAAACAGCTGCAGCGGCAGTTAAAACTTTCCATAAACATTCGAGGTGGCTACTGCCATTTAGGCGATGTGACCACCCTCATGTTTATAAGGGTTTGTTTTAAAGGCGTCGTAGTCGCCTTGCCAGTGCGGCCTCTAGCattgtttaaaagtttaatttgtcAGATAACAGATGTCAAAAGTATTGCGAGAGAATATTTTAGTGTTGTAGTTGTGATCTCTATCGAAATCTTAAAGTTAACATAAAATAGTATTTAGAACTGACGTGTATATATTGGTATAGCGAACAAGGCGCCCGCGCCGGCGCCACCGCTGCGCCTCCCGCTGGCGGGCTGGTCGGGCACGTCGAGCGCGTGCTAGCGAGCGCGGGGGGCGCCTGCGCCTCCCCCCGCCCCGCTCGCCGCCGCGCGACACCTCGCGCACATCGCGCACCCCGCGCACGCACTGCTCTCCGTCGCGCACGCCCTGCTAGGCCCCGCCAGCGCGCTGGCCAAACCAGACGCAGGCTCTGCGCTGCACAACGAACACACCCCCCAACTAGCGAACGACGTCAGCACCAGCTCAATCACAAAAGTCACAATGGATGATAGTAAAACAGGCAAAGAACTGGACCCGTCCCTCTTACCCATAGAACAAGTGTTCATTGGCGAAGATGACGTCAGCGACCTCAGAGACGTAGTCGACGCTATCAACAAGTTGTGCGAAACGATGAAGACTTCTTACGACGAATACGAAGACTGTGAAGATGTGCAGGATACAGAAAATCTTAACGCTGAATTGGATCCAAGTACAACTATAGTCGAGGACGTTATAGCGGAATATTGGAGTGAGATGGAATTAGAAGTGTCGTCTCCAGAACATGTAATGGCTAAACCTGTGCCGCGAAAAGTAGAAACGTGTATAGACACGAGTTATACAGCTGCCGAACCCGTTTTTTCGTCTCCAGAAGTAGTAGCTGAACCTGTAATATTTGAGACGTGTAAAAGAGATAGGCTGAGAGATACCGTTGCAGAAGTAATACCAACTCCAGAACAGGCTGTTGAACCGATACCACAAAGTGTAGAGGAATATAAAGACAGTTGGAGTGAAACAGTCGTTGAACCGGTGATGATAGCTTCAGAACCGATATTCGAAAAAGTTAGAAGTTATAAATCGGAGAGAAGCGATACAATCGAACCTGAGAAGCCAGCGGCAGCTAAAACAGACATGGAACTTTTTAGACCTATTGTCACAGAGAAATTTGAAGAGGTCACTTCGGATGTAGAAACAGTTCAGTGTGAGCCAATGAGTGAAATGTACTATACTGCGTCGTCAGAAGTGAGTTTACTTTCGGATGTAGATTTCCAAGAGAAAGCTCATACTGAGGATTCTGATAAGGAAAAGGATGATAGGACTGGTGTGATGGCAGGCCACGTCGCTGCGATGCGGGAGAGGTTCGAGAGTATGACGAGAACAAACACGCCTTGTCCCGATCTAATGAGGTCCATGTCGCCTTCTTTCGAAGTATTTAGAAATTTTAGCTCCTCTCCGGATCcattagaataaaataatattagaccGATTCGATTAAATACACGACTGCCCCAAACAAGGAGTTAGTTTTCAGGCTTCATGtaggtatgtgagtttctttattccatcactagaggatgcccgcggcttcgcccgcgtggatatcggttttttaaaatcccgcacgaactctttgattttccgggataaggttcagcggttgggccgtgaaaacgtagcagacagacagacacactttcgcatttataatattagtatggataatttcatcaaaaatccatactaatattcttTCGAATACGTTAGAATCATTCTGATCCTTAGAGACTGACTggctagtattaaaaaaaacaatatggcggtTATACGGTGttattttcaaatgtgattttttaaaatttttatatcGTTTTATGGcaaggcagtcgtgtttttaattacttgtttatattaatatttaataagagCATCTACAGACATGCCAACTTACTATCGAATTCAAAAATGCACGAACATCTTGCGAAACTAACAACACCAAGAAACTGACGATTTTTAGTAACTATTTCATCGGCAGTAGATTTTTGCAAACGTTTGTAGGACAGAGTCTGGTACCAACAAACATGTAGGCACATCTGCAGATGGCTAGTGGacaaattaacagggctctctccgtcacttactccatacaatcgtagtcccaatttcatttgaatatcaagcaaccaaagtccatgaaattttgcagacatatattctagaaactaatatctgtgcctgtggtgtttttgatttttcgaaaaatatgtagttttgggCTCAaaggatttgtatgtgaatttttaagaccgcgtaactttgaaaccgaatattttaacggaaatctggaaaaccacaggcatagatattacttcccggaacgtttctacaaaattccattgagtatgattggttagtattccaatgagacgaactacgtttgtatggagcgagtgacggagagacccctcttaaagaaaTTGAGATAAATATACACTAATTAAAGATGAGGTAGGTTCCTAGTTATTGTAATAAGTAGTTTGAAGTATATACTTGCAGGATTGTATTGATATTCGTATTTAGGTCCAGTGGTTGGATAAAATCactaaactaataataattatttactagctgatgcccgcgacttcattcgcgttaatgtagatttttttaaaaccccgtgggaactctatgattttccgggataaaaagtagcctatgtgttagtccagggtataatctatatccattccgaatttcatccaaatacgttcagccgtttttgcgtgattgaatAACCAACATCCACActaacacatttataatattagtaggataataTAGAACTACATTTTGCCATGTTCAATTATAAATTGAACTTTTTCTTCAAGGATTATTATGAAATGGCAATCATTTGTGCAAATTATGCATGCAATTATGATTATAGTTTCCGAAACTAAACGTCTAAATTAATTTCTTTACTACTCAGTTATATTTTGAGACTAGTTTCAATTCTTACTCTCCTACATTCTACCCAATGTCTATACAAGTTGAGCGTTACAGTAAAATAGACCTTGATTGCCTCGTCTATAAGTACAGTTGCTCATACATTTACAACCAACGAGGAATcttacgaaattaaaatcgatagTACTGAATTTTCAACTTGAAGACAAGGACATTTAAgcccattttactctgacgatATTGTTTCGACGCTATCTACTATTAAAAACTGACGGACCTAAATCGAATATCGCCTATTAACTTATTTTAAGGTGGTTGGGTATTTTTGTATACTTACGACAAAAACTTACCATACATTTTCGTTAGCCCCTTCATAAATGGTGCCATAGATTTAAGTTCCGGTCCTCTAGGTTAGATGAAAGTCCCATAACtccttacttaattaaatgtcagTATTGCTAGTAGTAGCCATTGCTAGTCCTCATTAGTACCCCATGAACGTGCCAACGAATGTTCATACTTAGAAAGGGTTGTGATTCTTCTAGCCAGAAAACTGCCTTCTAGCACCAAACATATTGAACCTCACAAGATCGCTAGTTGTTATAGCACAATACATAATAGAACCTTTCAGGTATAGAAGGCTCACTCACAAAGACCTTAAATAGTGACTCTTGTTgacaataaagtgcaattcagttcGCATAGCGCTGcagcctaaaatttaataaacgtctctttctatcgcgttaCTCTTATCTCTCTCATAAGAGATAATAGTTACGAGTGCCGTCGAAGGCGACGATAGAACTCATAAATGCAGCTTGTCTCGATATGTCATAAGAGGTCTTAGTAACCTTTTCAAGTTACCTAACTTCACATGATCTTTGGGTAAATAATGTCACTAAGGTCGAGTAACTATTTGCATTAAATGCTGTTACCACTGGAGGTTAAATTTTGGTCCATAAACTTTGACCTATTGATTTGGAACCTTTTTACGAAAAACTTGGGTGTAAGCTTTTTCGAAAGGATTGATTGCATTTTCAACGCTTGATGTTGTTTGGTGCTAGGGTGCGAACTTTTGAGCACGTTTTGACAGCTGAAAGTTGGTAATACAGTATATTCCGTACAAAATAAGAACTCACTCGACATTTTAACtgtgtcaaatgtcaaaacTACGGTTCATCTtgacataaagttaaaatggcgagagAACTTAAAATTGACGCATTATTCCTATCTGTTCTTATGGTTGTTTTAAAGTACAAACCCAATACgattaaaacaatataaaataaaactaattacttaaaactaggtattaaaaatttatcttACCTGAGTATGGAAATCTGCACGCCAGTCTAttgatgaattatttatttcaaagggGCTGATAAGTTCCTTTTATTTTAACATGTTTTGGGAAAATATACCACTTTATATTACAAAATTTCAGCTATAAAAGCGTCTTCAAAACTTCTTATTAGTTCTTGGATTATTTTGTTTCACTTTGCAGTTAAACGAACAGTACATATCGATAAAGATTGGTTAGCCTTAGTTAATATTTAGCCACAATAATTACTGTCAATATTATAGGACTAGTAAATGTTTAACCGTTGTTGTGGAAAGTGTATTGTACGTCGTTTTGTGATCTTGGACGCGCTcaaattttgtagttttataacaatataatattagaataaatttGTATCGGTAATCATATTCAGACCAAAATAGCGCATAATTTTAATATCTGCTTAGCTGATAACTGCAATTTTCTGAGCGGTATACACACGAGtatttatgaaatatgaaaCTAAAACAATTATTACAAGTTGCCATTATAAATCTACTAGAATTTAATCGATTCGTTGATAGTATAAGTTTTATAGCAACATTTGTTTACTACTCACGAAATTAtctgttgtaattttttttactgtgaATGTTTGTTGGGTTGTCGTTGGTTTGATGGTGATACTAGTTGTTTAGAGTTATAATAATCCTGTTACTCTGGGTTTTGGTATCGGTATTCTGGATATAGCGGGTAGATGTGTATAGATGTTATGTATACAATCGAGACCTTTTATTGTAACAATTAAATATACGAAATTATTAAGTAATCATGGTGTTTCATTTCAACAAAATTGAGGTAAAATCGACTCTTGaatagttttaatataaaaggtaaaCGATTAggatgaaatctatagagtgcactttgacatTGCTCAAACTTGAGCTTCAGTTATAGACGAGACAGATTTGTCAGCGATATAGCTCTCATCCTGTTTCAAAAATGACATTaactctaagcaaagtcaaagtgcgctctttcAACCTAAAACTAGATCCGTCATCGACGACAAGTCGGTACAGTGTGTGCTACGCCTGGCGCAGTCTGGACGGGAAGCGCTAGTGTCTACGGTGCAGGTACAACGTACACTAGCCGAGGGCTAACAAATAAAAAGCGCACATTCAAGTCGAGAGCATTTATTGAGTAAAACGGTCAAAATTCTACAAAGAATAGGCAAACGTCACAACTTTCACGTGGAACGCTTAAGAAAAAATTTCAAGGCAAATGTAATAATATACACGAACTCGTCGTCACCGTCGCCGCGGAGCGGGGGCCGCCAATCCAACAACGCTCGTTGTGACGGCGCGCGCCCTCGCCTGCCTCGCAGGGAACTGCCGGCCCGGGCCCCGCGCTTACCTGCAGGCTACCGGTAGCGCGGCTGCATCATCATGCCGCCCATGCCGCCCACGCCGCCCATCCCGCCCATGCCGCCCATCCCGCCGGGGAACATGCCCATGGGCATCATCCCGCCCGGCAGCAGCATCCCTGCGCACGCAACAGTGTGagcgcgcgcggcggcggcgcaaCAGGGGACCCGCGGTCCAACGCGCGGCGCCGCCTGGGCGCCGCGGTGACTGAACACAATCGCCTGTCGCGTCGCGGCCGCCCGACCCGGCGCCGTGCGTCCGCGCCCGCCCGCCCCCGCCTCGGGTCCAAACTAACTATATCACGCGAAATTTTAACTATTCCAACTACTAAAGTTAATTCCAAACAAGTAGACAATGGTTTACAAGAACGTCTCAAAAATTTCGCGCGATTATACTCTAAGTATTCGACATACGTAAATAAATAGGTGATATAAAAGATTGAATTCTAATAAGGACCCGAGGGAGCGGAGAGAGCGCCAGTGGGCGGGCgtgcgggcgcgggcgcggggcgCGCTCAAGCGAGGAACACAGGAGGTAGGATCGATAGTTCACATGAAAAAATCACACGTTTGAAAGTAGTCTGCGATGTGATTGATCGCTCCATGCGCCGCTCCTCGACTCATGCACATCTCAAAGCGACAAACTACTGtacgtaaatataatattagtgtggtacCCACCCGTGAACCGACATCACTCGCGACACTACGAGATCGAGACAGTATGAGTAAGAGCTACTACAGTAAGCGAGTCCAGTAAGGAAGTGAACAGTTACCGCTCGCTCCGGCGCCGCCGCTCGGTGCGGTTAGTGGGTTAGGGAGAGGGAGAAGCGTTATTTATCGTTGGGGGTTAAGATTACAAGGGCCTCCGACGTCGCTAACAgacccgccgccgccgccggcaCAAGCGCTACCGGCCTGCCCGTCGGCGCGAGCCAACTCGGCTCTTACTGACCAACTCAAAAATACTACACTCGGCCGAAGCTGTCGtggaaaacagaaataaaattacACGGAGAGGTACGAGTTTATTTGATGTCTAAATGCAATAATATCACTCCATTTTCCACGCCGATATGTCATGTTCGTGTTACAATAACAAATTATTCTGAATGTGTGTGAAGTGGCTCGAGTAAATGCAATGTCTCCTATCGTAACCTAAACACAACACCGACTACAAAACGTTAAAACTAATAAATGCCTGCTTTCGATTGCGAACAATTCATACTACAATATAGATTcgatataaaaatatgtctgatcttgctttaaaaatgtgCCAATTTCCAGTCTCCACAATCTTATTAGAATTCAAAGTGACACAAAGGTAAAAATACTTATACAGACTCCCAGAGTCCTTTATGCAAGATATGCAGACCGCATTCTGACTTCTGATCTGTATCGTAGTGATCCCCGACTTGGATTTGACAGATGTTGCCAATGAGTACTGTCAGACTGAACTAGAGTAAGGGAACTCTCGAtttaatcctgaatcgacgatatcagactaatattataaaggcgaaagtttgtgtgtatgtatgttcgttactccttcacgcaaaaactacggaatggattgggctgaaatttagaatggagatagattataccctggattagcacataggctactttttatcccggaaaatcaaagagttcccacgggatttttaaaaaacctacatccacgcgaatgaagtcgcgggcatcagctagtgtcaaatattaggctcaTCATCATCGCGCGCCTTCTTCGAAACAAAGTTTGGCAGTCATCATACGAAAAGCTTAtctatttaaagccgcctctttttACTTTGGGGATCcatccacccccttatatcatCCAATCAGGTCGATAAAGACCCAATTTTTATTTGCGTCTTTATCGACCTGGAGCCCTTTTGCCTTTATTTCTTCCTTCCAAAACTAATCTTGAGGATGAGAATTGGGCTCTTCTTTGTGAATGTCCAAAGAAAGCGAGTTTCCTTGTCAGGATAGTGGGCATGAGTTCTGTCTTTGTGAACCATTTCCAGTACTTAAGTTCAGCGTCAAGCTGTTCCAGATTATCTTGAGCATTGTCCTGTAGATCCACATTTTGAAAGCTTGCAAGTGGTCAGTTGCTTCCTTTTTGAGAACCAAGTTTCACAACCATACAACTTTACAAGGCGGCATCTCACGAGCTGTAATTTGTTACTGCAGAGGATCTTGGACATCTTGTGaaacataatttttagtttGGCTAATATGACATTTTATGGTTTGTAGGTGATCAAGATCCGAagtgaaatacctacctaggtgctTCATTTTCGGGACCACATCTTTCAATTTCAGGTTTCTTTGAAACTACCATTGctttggtttttaacccccgacccaaaaagaggggtgttataagtttgacgtgtgtatctgtgtatctgtgtatctgtctgtggcatcgtagcgcctaaacgaatgaaccgattttaatttagttttttttgtttgaaaggtggcttgattgagagtgttcttagctataatctaaaaaaattggttcagccgtttaagagttatgagctcttttctagttttcttgtagaaaagaaggttagataaccgttaggttcttaatattatgtcaatagacaaatgtcaagctgtcaagatggacgttgcctaaatacataattatttatttgaaaatgatgttttggaaaactcaaatactttggatcgtcgggggtgttataaatttttaatttacacttgtaccaaTGTTGATGGATAAACCTTTAGCTTCTCCAGCTTTTGCTATTGATGTTAGTAGTTCTTGCATCCCAGTGGCAGAATTAGCAATTAATACTGTATCGTCTgcatatccatattataatattatagtaattcCTTGTCGAATAGAACTTAGTAAATCTGTTAAGATCTCTTCAGAGTACAGATTGAAGAGTAATGGAGACAGTGTGCAGCCCTGTCGGACACCTCTTGTTGTCGGCTGCCATTCCGACAGCTTAGCCTGTTTTTGTTTTTGCCACTTCCTGTTTCCAATAGAGGTTTCCAATGAGACAAAGACCTTTGTCTTCCAAATCCTTCTTTCTGAGAACATCCATAAGAAATTGACATTTTACCTGGTCAAATGCCTTTTTATGATCTATAAAACTGAGGTAAACATTTTGTTGCATTTCAGAACCTCCCGCATTCCTACTCCAGATCTAAAAGCAAACTGTTGCTGGCATGTACTTCTTGACAGTCTAGTATAAAGCTATCAATCTCTTCCCAAAGAGATCGGATATCTTAAGAAGATTTCCCCCCATCACCAAAACTAAAGGCTATCATCACTGCTTTTGcagttggccagcgtggtagactattaactgaacccttctcattctaaggtAGACCCGTATTCAGTAATTCATCATGCGGCGATGGTTTGATCGTAGTGAGAACACAAATCATAAACCAGTTTGCAGTGTGCAAATTTTGCAAATTAAGGTCCCCTTGGAACCTGCACTATTTGGCttaatataattactataaCAAATACTTGATACATAATTG
This genomic stretch from Maniola jurtina chromosome 15, ilManJurt1.1, whole genome shotgun sequence harbors:
- the LOC123872803 gene encoding uncharacterized protein LOC123872803 → MDDSKTGKELDPSLLPIEQVFIGEDDVSDLRDVVDAINKLCETMKTSYDEYEDCEDVQDTENLNAELDPSTTIVEDVIAEYWSEMELEVSSPEHVMAKPVPRKVETCIDTSYTAAEPVFSSPEVVAEPVIFETCKRDRLRDTVAEVIPTPEQAVEPIPQSVEEYKDSWSETVVEPVMIASEPIFEKVRSYKSERSDTIEPEKPAAAKTDMELFRPIVTEKFEEVTSDVETVQCEPMSEMYYTASSEVSLLSDVDFQEKAHTEDSDKEKDDRTGVMAGHVAAMRERFESMTRTNTPCPDLMRSMSPSFEVFRNFSSSPDPLE